A stretch of Oreochromis aureus strain Israel breed Guangdong linkage group 11, ZZ_aureus, whole genome shotgun sequence DNA encodes these proteins:
- the LOC116321463 gene encoding B-cell receptor CD22-like isoform X1, whose product MAGTLTFLLVCSLLQGALCEKWAINMPQNINVLRGSCVTIPCSFDVNSDHEKNLDHTCKAYWSDSHQFNSENAKLKPTKDMTGDLTKKDCTTTFSDASLLQSTKYYFRLECNNDLKFTYSQAGEDISVKDVPPSLTLTPSTLEVEEGTSVSLTCSAPAPCWSHPPALTWTPNLGQSQETLQENQDKTKVKTSVMNFTASHLHHGNKISCTAVYRKQDGSTDVTAETSLTPDISYSPKNITVSVSPSGPVPENSNMTLTCSSNANPAVRNYTWYRADGDQETFIGTGSSFNVTVSKVKSSFFCKATNALGCERSRNLQIDVQYSPKNVTVSVSPSGPVPENSNVTLTCSSNANPAVRNSTWYRADGNQETFIGTGMSLSIKVCRDTRALFCKAENEIGVGRSRNMQIEVQYPPQILLSSHCSSTQSQLNCSCETLGNPSPTIQWYLNELPVNHSKCEIFNETLNRTILRSFFTLNQPHKKDRLTLLCRSFNSLGSASQQFCVSSQQISTEHRLLYPAIISTLAVLLLALLLYVFFIRVQKNPCKNKGHLTDENNTVAMSQPLTEEGNEEPNTTEECIYANADGLRRAENLHPANIAGPSSTDLPSSGPKNAEGGCKKSDKKGDENELIYSNVNWKRKSKKKKGEKSLDMNPPGRSYLGEEKCMVRGVNRNFVSNAVEMGSLYAQVEPRNMRKEVGCEYAQVKFKEPRAMQK is encoded by the exons ATGGCTGGGACTCTGacttttcttcttgtttgttctcTGCTGCAGG GTGCTCTGTGTGAAAAGTGGGCCATCAATATGCCACAGAATATAAATGTCTTGAGAGGATCCTGTGTGACCATCCCCTGCTCCTTTGATGTAAACAGCGACCATGAAAAAAACTTAGATCATACATGTAAAGCATATTGGAGTGATTCACATCAATTTAACAGtgaaaatgcaaaactaaaGCCAACTAAAGACATGACAGGAGATCTAACAAAGAAAGACTGCACCACAACTTTCAGTGATGCAAGTCTTCTTCAAAGTACTAAATATTACTTCAGACTGGAGTGTAATAATGACCTGAAATTCACTTATTCACAAGCTGGTGAGGATATTTCAGTAAAAG ATGTTCCTCCCTCTCTGACTCTGACTCCATCCAcactggaggtggaggagggaacCTCAGTGAGTCTGACGTGCTCTGCTCCAGCTCCATGTTGGTCTCATCCTCCAGCTCTGACATGGACCCCTAACCTGGGTCAGAGTCAGGAGACACTGCAGGAGAATCAGGACAAAACTAAAGTCAAGACCTCTGTTATGAATTTCACTGCTTCTCACCTCCATCATGGAAATAAAATCTCCTGCACTGCTGTCTACAGGAAACAAGATGGTAGCACTGATGTCACTGCTGAAACGAGTTTAACTCCTGATATTTCat ATTCACcgaaaaacatcacagtttcAGTCAGTCCCTCTGGTCCAGTACCAGAGAACAGCAACATGACTCTGACCTGCAGCAGTAATGCCAACCCAGCAGTGAGGAACTACACCTGGTACAGAGCTGATGGAGACCAGGAGACTTTTATTGGGACTGGAAGCtcttttaatgttactgtttcAAAAGTCAAAAGTTCATTTTTCTGCAAGGCTACAAATGCACTTGGATGTGAACGATCAAGAAACCTACAAATAGATGTTCAAT ATTCACCTAAAAACGTCACAGTTTCAGTCAGTCCCTCTGGTCCAGTACcagaaaacagcaatgtgactctGACCTGCAGCAGTAATGCCAACCCAGCAGTGAGGAACTCCACCTGGTACAGAGCTGATGGAAACCAGGAGACCTTTATTGGGACAGGAATGAGTTTATCTATTAAAGTCTGCAGAGACACACGGGCTTTGTTTTGCAAAGCTGAAAATGAAATTGGAGTTGGACGCTCCAGAAACATGCAAATTGAAGTTCAGT ATCCTCCACAGATCCTGCTCTCATCACACTGCAGCTCAACACAAAGTCAGCTCAACTGTTCCTGTGAGACTCTGGGAAACCCATCCCCCACTATACAGTGGTATTTGAATGAACTACCTGTCAATCACTCTAAATGTGAAATATTCAATGAGACTCTGAACAGGACAATTCTGAGGAGCTTCTTCACTCTGAATCAGCCTCATAAGAAGGATCGTCTCACCCTGCTTTGCCGCAGCTTCAACTCTCTGGGCTCAGCCAGTCAACAATTTTGTGTCAGCAGCCAACAGATTTCCACAGAACATCGAC ttctgtATCCAGCGATAATATCCACTCTTGCAGTGCTGCTGTTAGCACTGCTACTATATGTGTTTTTTATCAG GGTTCAGAAGAATCCCTGTAAAAATAAAGGTCACTTAACAGATGAAAACAACACAGTTGCAATGAGTCAGCCTCTGACTGAAGAAGGAAATGAG GAACCAAACACAACAGAAGAGTGCATTTATGCAAACGCTGATGGACTGAGAAGGGCAGAAAATCTACACCCTGCAAACATCGCTGGACCAAGCAGCACTGACTTGCCAAGCTCTGGGCCAAAAAATGCAGAAGGAGGATGCAAAAAATCAGACAAGAAAGGGGACGAGAACGAACTGATTTACTCTAATGTGAACTGGAAGAGGAAGAGCAAGAAAAAGAAGGGTGAAAAATCTTTGGACATGAATCCACCTGGCAGATCTTATTTGGGAGAGGAGAAGTGCATGGTGAGGGGAGTTAACAGAAATTTTGTGAGCAATGCAGTAGAAATGGGAAGCCTGTATGCTCAAGTGGAGCCTAGAAATATGAGGAAGGAAGTGGGGTGTGAATATGCACAAGTCAAATTTAAAGAACCAAGGGCTATGCAAAAATAG
- the LOC116321463 gene encoding myelin-associated glycoprotein-like isoform X2, giving the protein MAGTLTFLLVCSLLQGALCEKWAINMPQNINVLRGSCVTIPCSFDVNSDHEKNLDHTCKAYWSDSHQFNSENAKLKPTKDMTGDLTKKDCTTTFSDASLLQSTKYYFRLECNNDLKFTYSQAGEDISVKDVPPSLTLTPSTLEVEEGTSVSLTCSAPAPCWSHPPALTWTPNLGQSQETLQENQDKTKVKTSVMNFTASHLHHGNKISCTAVYRKQDGSTDVTAETSLTPDISYSPKNVTVSVSPSGPVPENSNVTLTCSSNANPAVRNSTWYRADGNQETFIGTGMSLSIKVCRDTRALFCKAENEIGVGRSRNMQIEVQYPPQILLSSHCSSTQSQLNCSCETLGNPSPTIQWYLNELPVNHSKCEIFNETLNRTILRSFFTLNQPHKKDRLTLLCRSFNSLGSASQQFCVSSQQISTEHRLLYPAIISTLAVLLLALLLYVFFIRVQKNPCKNKGHLTDENNTVAMSQPLTEEGNEEPNTTEECIYANADGLRRAENLHPANIAGPSSTDLPSSGPKNAEGGCKKSDKKGDENELIYSNVNWKRKSKKKKGEKSLDMNPPGRSYLGEEKCMVRGVNRNFVSNAVEMGSLYAQVEPRNMRKEVGCEYAQVKFKEPRAMQK; this is encoded by the exons ATGGCTGGGACTCTGacttttcttcttgtttgttctcTGCTGCAGG GTGCTCTGTGTGAAAAGTGGGCCATCAATATGCCACAGAATATAAATGTCTTGAGAGGATCCTGTGTGACCATCCCCTGCTCCTTTGATGTAAACAGCGACCATGAAAAAAACTTAGATCATACATGTAAAGCATATTGGAGTGATTCACATCAATTTAACAGtgaaaatgcaaaactaaaGCCAACTAAAGACATGACAGGAGATCTAACAAAGAAAGACTGCACCACAACTTTCAGTGATGCAAGTCTTCTTCAAAGTACTAAATATTACTTCAGACTGGAGTGTAATAATGACCTGAAATTCACTTATTCACAAGCTGGTGAGGATATTTCAGTAAAAG ATGTTCCTCCCTCTCTGACTCTGACTCCATCCAcactggaggtggaggagggaacCTCAGTGAGTCTGACGTGCTCTGCTCCAGCTCCATGTTGGTCTCATCCTCCAGCTCTGACATGGACCCCTAACCTGGGTCAGAGTCAGGAGACACTGCAGGAGAATCAGGACAAAACTAAAGTCAAGACCTCTGTTATGAATTTCACTGCTTCTCACCTCCATCATGGAAATAAAATCTCCTGCACTGCTGTCTACAGGAAACAAGATGGTAGCACTGATGTCACTGCTGAAACGAGTTTAACTCCTGATATTTCat ATTCACCTAAAAACGTCACAGTTTCAGTCAGTCCCTCTGGTCCAGTACcagaaaacagcaatgtgactctGACCTGCAGCAGTAATGCCAACCCAGCAGTGAGGAACTCCACCTGGTACAGAGCTGATGGAAACCAGGAGACCTTTATTGGGACAGGAATGAGTTTATCTATTAAAGTCTGCAGAGACACACGGGCTTTGTTTTGCAAAGCTGAAAATGAAATTGGAGTTGGACGCTCCAGAAACATGCAAATTGAAGTTCAGT ATCCTCCACAGATCCTGCTCTCATCACACTGCAGCTCAACACAAAGTCAGCTCAACTGTTCCTGTGAGACTCTGGGAAACCCATCCCCCACTATACAGTGGTATTTGAATGAACTACCTGTCAATCACTCTAAATGTGAAATATTCAATGAGACTCTGAACAGGACAATTCTGAGGAGCTTCTTCACTCTGAATCAGCCTCATAAGAAGGATCGTCTCACCCTGCTTTGCCGCAGCTTCAACTCTCTGGGCTCAGCCAGTCAACAATTTTGTGTCAGCAGCCAACAGATTTCCACAGAACATCGAC ttctgtATCCAGCGATAATATCCACTCTTGCAGTGCTGCTGTTAGCACTGCTACTATATGTGTTTTTTATCAG GGTTCAGAAGAATCCCTGTAAAAATAAAGGTCACTTAACAGATGAAAACAACACAGTTGCAATGAGTCAGCCTCTGACTGAAGAAGGAAATGAG GAACCAAACACAACAGAAGAGTGCATTTATGCAAACGCTGATGGACTGAGAAGGGCAGAAAATCTACACCCTGCAAACATCGCTGGACCAAGCAGCACTGACTTGCCAAGCTCTGGGCCAAAAAATGCAGAAGGAGGATGCAAAAAATCAGACAAGAAAGGGGACGAGAACGAACTGATTTACTCTAATGTGAACTGGAAGAGGAAGAGCAAGAAAAAGAAGGGTGAAAAATCTTTGGACATGAATCCACCTGGCAGATCTTATTTGGGAGAGGAGAAGTGCATGGTGAGGGGAGTTAACAGAAATTTTGTGAGCAATGCAGTAGAAATGGGAAGCCTGTATGCTCAAGTGGAGCCTAGAAATATGAGGAAGGAAGTGGGGTGTGAATATGCACAAGTCAAATTTAAAGAACCAAGGGCTATGCAAAAATAG